A region from the Fibrobacter sp. genome encodes:
- a CDS encoding DUF5662 family protein, protein MFHPIRHFITITKHRNEVIRLCFKAGIGFQGLFHDLSKYTPTEFIPGMKYYTGKESPNNGERNATGYSLAWMHHKGRNKHHFEFWYDYEMVTKKIVPMPMPDRYIKEMFCDRVAASKTYGGKDYDRTSPLLYLTQSTAREKMAEETYLKLLFLLTMLAEKGEKETLAFMKKTKVLPIIEPAQPQK, encoded by the coding sequence ATGTTTCATCCGATCCGTCATTTCATCACCATAACCAAGCACAGGAACGAAGTGATTCGCCTTTGCTTCAAGGCGGGTATCGGATTCCAGGGACTTTTCCACGATCTGTCCAAGTACACTCCTACCGAGTTTATTCCCGGCATGAAGTACTACACCGGCAAGGAATCCCCCAACAACGGGGAGCGAAATGCCACCGGCTATAGCCTAGCCTGGATGCATCACAAGGGACGAAATAAGCACCATTTCGAATTCTGGTATGACTACGAAATGGTCACAAAGAAAATCGTACCCATGCCCATGCCGGACCGCTATATCAAGGAGATGTTCTGCGACCGCGTTGCCGCCTCCAAGACTTACGGCGGCAAAGACTACGACCGTACCAGTCCCCTACTGTATTTGACCCAGAGTACCGCCCGCGAAAAAATGGCCGAGGAAACCTACCTAAAGTTACTTTTCCTCCTGACCATGCTTGCTGAAAAAGGCGAAAAAGAAACTCTGGCCTTCATGAAGAAAACAAAAGTCTTACCAATCATCGAACCAGCGCAGCCCCAAAAGTAA